From a region of the Vanessa atalanta chromosome 13, ilVanAtal1.2, whole genome shotgun sequence genome:
- the LOC125068017 gene encoding 6-phosphofructo-2-kinase/fructose-2,6-bisphosphatase isoform X4, with protein MDTEDNRAEGWKYLNKQYFGDGERANYVNIPHVIAMVGLPARGKTYISKKLSRYLNWIGINTRVFNLGEYRRHATTAYTSHEFFRADNKEAMAIRQQCALDALHDVCEWLVKGGEVAVFDATNSTMERRRMIRDIVVHKMGFKLFLVESICDDPRIIEQNIMEVKVSSPDYTNIQDTDNVLDDFLLRIEHYKEKYEPLDETLESDCSFMKIYDTGEKVVVHKHEGHIQSRIVYYLMNIHIVPRTIYLTRHGESLHNLVGRIGGDSELSARGKQYASALAGYIEQQSIPGLRVWTSWMRRAIQTVKDVRAPQERWKALNEIDAGICEEMTYAEIQSKYPSDFNARDANKFAYRYPRGESYEDLVARLEPVIMELERQGNVLVVSHQAVMRCLLAYFLDKSAEELPYLHVPLHTVIKLTPVAYGCREEHIKLSVEAVDTHRPKPSEEGDDSSGSDVIPAPPIKPPVPPILNGDTNGENKENYNN; from the exons ATGGACACGGAAGATAACCGTGCTGAGGGctggaaatatttaaacaagcaATATTTCGGTGATG GTGAACGAGCCAACTATGTGAACATTCCTCATGTCATTGCGATGGTCGGCCTGCCAGCTCGTGGCAAGACATACATATCTAAGAAACTTTCACGTTACCTCAATTGGATAGGAATTAATACCAGGG TTTTTAATCTCGGCGAGTATAGACGCCACGCGACCACCGCCTACACCAGCCATGAGTTTTTCCGCGCAGACAACAAGGAGGCGATGGCGATACGGCAGCAGTGTGCGCTCGACGCGCTGCACGACGTCTGCGAGTGGCTCGTCAAGGGCGGAGAGGTGGCC GTGTTTGATGCGACCAACTCGACGATGGAACGACGGCGTATGATCCGCGACATCGTCGTTCACAAGATGggctttaagttatttttagtaGAGTCCATCTGCGACGATCCAAGGATcattgaacaaaatattatg GAGGTAAAAGTGAGCAGCCCAGACTACACGAATATACAGGATACAGATAATGTTTTAGATGATTTCCTTCTAAGAATAGAACATTATAAGGAAAAGTATGAACCATTGGACGAAACACTCGAGTCTGACTGCAGCTTTATGAAGATATATGATACAGGGGAAAAAGTCGTTGTACATAAACACGAAGGACACATACAGAGTAGGATTGTATACTATCTCATGAACATACATATTGTACCTAGAACTATTTATTTGACTAGG CACGGCGAGAGCCTGCACAACCTGGTGGGGCGCATCGGCGGCGACAGCGAGCTGTCGGCGCGCGGCAAGCAGTACGCCAGCGCGCTGGCCGGATACATCGAGCAGCAGAGCATCCCCGGCCTGCGCGTGTGGACGTCGTGGATGCGGCGCGCCATTCAGACCGTCAAGGACGTGCGCGCGCCGCAGGAGCGCTGGAAGGCGCTCAACGAGATCGACGCC GGCATCTGTGAAGAGATGACCTACGCTGAGATCCAAAGTAAATACCCGTCCGATTTCAACGCGCGGGACGCGAATAAATTCGCGTACCGTTACCCTCGCGGGGAGAGCTACGAGGATCTGGTGGCGAGGCTGGAACCAGTCATCATGGAGCTGGAGCGGCAGGGCAACGTGCTGGTGGTCTCACACCAGGCTGTCATGCGCTGCCTGCTCGCGTATTTCCTTGACAAATCCGCCG AGGAGCTGCCGTACCTGCACGTGCCGCTGCACACTGTGATCAAGCTGACACCGGTCGCGTACGGCTGTCGCGAGGAACACATCAAGCTGTCCGTGGAAGCCGTGGACACGCACCGCCCCAAGCCTTCT GAGGAAGGTGACGACTCATCTGGCTCAGAC gtGATACCAGCTCCGCCTATTAAGCCGCCAGTCCCACCCATACTCAATGGGGACACCAATGgagaaaacaaagaaaattataataattaa